The following coding sequences lie in one Leptospira inadai serovar Lyme str. 10 genomic window:
- a CDS encoding LruC domain-containing protein — MANTTKNISKIWFAFGLCFFISCSSQQNPDYAWLLSLAQGATPAAAPTGSTDFSVQVQDASTPVDFAFDTTRTLTVNVQVVDPVAPVNGSLVQLTVASATPGTPSSKSIFTAYTNANGQVTGSFTVDSDTNTVHLQVQAYGKFYDIDINITNVTVISRRISISFTAKETLLLDSDGDTVPDINDAYPFDPTRAFIVRIPVSDYYTIAFEDLFPNQGDADFNDYVVRTYFEEDLNATGGVARVRGYFTHVAKGAAYNHTLHFSLPNAAAVGSYTLNRLGYDGTTVEQALSGTGPAISGLEILGNSSTTIQSWNSRKTDTFHVGKSAHLEVILSSPISTTNLGPPPFDTYLHVINTNKDIHAAGKFFDAKGADLYRDSTGFPWYLLIPGNFLWPYEGENIRIPYSQFKPWYESLGTTDVDWYRNPDNTKVFQSTP; from the coding sequence ATGGCCAATACTACAAAAAATATATCAAAAATCTGGTTCGCATTCGGGCTTTGTTTTTTCATCTCCTGCTCCTCGCAGCAAAACCCTGATTATGCCTGGCTCCTAAGCCTTGCGCAAGGAGCGACTCCGGCAGCCGCCCCGACAGGAAGTACCGATTTTAGCGTTCAAGTTCAGGATGCCTCAACCCCCGTAGATTTTGCATTTGATACGACTCGAACGCTGACTGTAAACGTACAGGTAGTCGATCCTGTGGCTCCGGTAAACGGAAGCCTTGTACAATTGACGGTAGCTTCCGCCACGCCGGGTACTCCGAGTAGTAAATCGATTTTTACCGCTTACACGAATGCAAACGGTCAAGTGACCGGAAGTTTTACCGTGGATAGCGATACGAACACCGTCCATCTCCAAGTACAGGCATACGGAAAATTCTACGACATCGATATCAATATCACTAACGTGACGGTGATCAGCCGCAGAATTTCCATCTCATTCACCGCAAAAGAAACTCTTCTGTTGGATTCGGACGGGGACACGGTTCCGGATATAAACGACGCCTATCCCTTCGATCCGACTCGAGCCTTTATCGTTCGGATCCCTGTATCCGATTATTACACGATTGCGTTCGAAGATTTGTTTCCGAACCAGGGGGACGCGGATTTTAACGACTATGTGGTTCGCACCTATTTCGAAGAGGATCTGAATGCGACCGGTGGAGTAGCTCGAGTTCGAGGTTATTTCACTCACGTAGCCAAAGGGGCCGCTTATAATCATACGCTTCATTTTAGTTTGCCGAACGCGGCTGCCGTAGGTTCCTATACTCTCAATCGCCTCGGATATGATGGAACGACGGTCGAGCAAGCATTGAGCGGAACAGGACCTGCTATCTCCGGGTTGGAAATACTCGGTAACAGTTCCACGACCATCCAATCCTGGAATTCCAGAAAGACTGATACCTTTCATGTAGGGAAATCGGCCCATTTGGAAGTCATCCTTTCCTCACCGATATCCACAACCAACTTAGGACCTCCTCCGTTCGATACGTATCTGCATGTAATCAATACCAACAAGGACATTCATGCAGCCGGTAAATTTTTCGATGCGAAGGGCGCCGACTTATACAGAGATTCGACGGGATTCCCTTGGTATTTATTGATTCCGGGTAACTTTCTATGGCCTTATGAAGGAGAGAATATACGAATCCCGTATTCCCAGTTCAAACCTTGGTACGAATCCTTGGGAACCACGGACGTAGATTGGTATCGGAATCCGGACAACACGAAAGTTTTCCAATCCACGCCATAA
- a CDS encoding sensor histidine kinase, with translation MATGILKPKDLKRLSIDPATEKALVYFLSLVEEISPIVALDKSNTIRFANASFQKEFHVRSSMIGAGLFSILKLDSKEEANLRENLNKSRHIKLQNQEFKKGNKFYGYTAFPFGNSTGMILKDISQNKKLQKKIANLHTKVLASQEEERSRLARELHDGVGQLILAAKLHFQAFQKSAVDHADSFKSGLGLIDRASQELREIYTNLQPSSLKELGLESALNALATGIFPLQKIKVKTEFKVPEKIPQVVQNQVFRILQEICSNILKHAQANRVEIRITSEKGTLIVFAKDNGKGFREKEARIKPTGFGLENIRRRVEDMNGTLFLESELGIGTTYVLRIPLKQRSKEKI, from the coding sequence GTGGCGACGGGAATCCTAAAACCGAAGGACCTAAAGCGTCTTTCCATTGATCCGGCAACGGAGAAAGCTTTAGTATACTTTCTTTCCCTCGTCGAGGAAATCTCTCCCATCGTCGCCTTGGATAAGTCCAACACAATTCGTTTTGCGAACGCTTCTTTTCAAAAAGAATTCCATGTCCGATCCAGCATGATCGGCGCCGGTCTTTTTTCCATTCTGAAATTAGATTCGAAAGAAGAAGCCAACCTTAGGGAAAATCTGAATAAGTCCCGTCATATAAAATTACAGAACCAAGAGTTTAAAAAAGGAAATAAATTTTACGGTTATACAGCATTCCCTTTCGGAAACAGCACCGGGATGATCTTGAAGGACATTAGCCAAAATAAAAAACTGCAAAAGAAAATCGCAAACTTGCATACCAAGGTTTTGGCGTCTCAAGAGGAAGAAAGATCCCGTCTCGCGCGGGAACTCCATGACGGAGTCGGTCAGCTTATCTTAGCGGCCAAATTGCATTTTCAAGCGTTCCAAAAATCCGCGGTAGACCATGCGGATTCCTTTAAGTCCGGTCTCGGCCTAATAGATCGGGCCAGTCAGGAGCTAAGGGAAATTTACACAAACTTACAGCCTTCCTCTTTAAAGGAGCTGGGTTTGGAGTCCGCCCTTAACGCGCTTGCTACGGGAATCTTTCCGCTTCAAAAAATAAAGGTAAAGACTGAATTCAAGGTTCCGGAAAAGATTCCCCAAGTCGTGCAAAACCAAGTCTTCAGAATTCTGCAGGAAATCTGTTCGAATATTCTGAAGCATGCGCAGGCAAATAGGGTGGAGATTCGAATCACATCCGAAAAAGGCACCTTAATCGTTTTCGCAAAAGATAACGGAAAAGGATTTCGGGAAAAGGAAGCTAGAATTAAACCTACCGGATTTGGCTTGGAAAATATCCGGCGCAGAGTCGAGGACATGAACGGAACTCTATTCTTAGAATCGGAGCTCGGAATAGGTACGACCTATGTGCTACGAATTCCGTTGAAACAACGTTCGAAGGAGAAGATATGA
- a CDS encoding response regulator, which translates to MNAQPSTCKLYLVDDHAILREGLRLIISGQADLQIIGENGNAEQALDEIGKLEPDIVITDISMPGVSGIDLVKGIKRYYPKIQVIILSRHDNEEYIQKLVDLGINGYVLKDDAGEDLLRAIDAVRRKETYLSPRIATRVISGLNKKKTGEQSEEGPSVFSVLSDRERQILKLISEGNSNEKIGKLLHISPATVKVHRANIMKKLDLHKVADLVVYAIRAGIVES; encoded by the coding sequence ATGAACGCCCAACCATCAACTTGTAAACTCTATCTCGTAGACGACCACGCTATCCTTAGGGAAGGACTCAGGTTGATTATTTCCGGACAGGCCGATCTACAAATCATCGGCGAGAACGGAAACGCCGAACAAGCCTTAGACGAGATCGGAAAACTGGAACCGGATATCGTCATAACCGACATCTCCATGCCCGGCGTCAGCGGAATCGATTTAGTGAAAGGAATCAAACGTTATTATCCTAAGATTCAAGTCATCATCCTCTCCAGACACGATAATGAAGAGTATATTCAAAAATTGGTCGATCTAGGAATTAACGGATACGTATTGAAGGATGACGCCGGAGAAGATCTGTTACGGGCCATCGATGCCGTGCGCCGTAAAGAAACGTATCTTAGTCCTCGCATCGCGACCAGGGTCATTTCGGGACTCAATAAGAAAAAGACGGGAGAGCAGTCCGAAGAAGGACCTTCCGTATTTTCGGTTCTATCCGATCGGGAACGCCAAATTCTAAAATTGATATCGGAAGGGAATTCCAACGAAAAAATCGGGAAGCTGCTGCATATTTCTCCCGCGACCGTCAAAGTTCATAGGGCGAATATTATGAAGAAATTAGATTTGCATAAAGTGGCCGATTTAGTCGTTTATGCGATTCGAGCCGGAATCGTGGAAAGCTAA
- a CDS encoding DUF1554 domain-containing protein, producing the protein MRRNECIIKLLFFISSLSIGSQLVFCSKPFPKGDEYLLLSVLQSGLGANSPTSFKYIFVTSGTSNGNLGGVSGADTICSAAKATDGASLPGTSTEYRALIVGTGRTAGGTGWPLHASTTYYKNYPNPTLVFSTTSGALPSLPLNQALPGSAIHIWTGISSTWTTGTTCLNWTDNTVGNTGEYGVSGATDITSFNNLLADTCDTLNHLLCVRL; encoded by the coding sequence ATGCGTCGGAACGAGTGCATTATAAAACTTTTGTTCTTTATTTCTTCGCTTAGCATAGGTTCCCAATTAGTATTTTGTTCCAAACCTTTTCCGAAAGGGGACGAGTATTTATTGTTAAGCGTATTGCAATCCGGGCTAGGAGCCAATTCTCCTACTTCGTTTAAATATATTTTCGTGACCTCGGGCACGAGTAACGGAAATTTAGGCGGAGTGAGCGGGGCCGATACGATATGCTCGGCCGCAAAGGCAACCGACGGTGCAAGCTTACCGGGAACGAGCACCGAATACCGTGCGCTTATAGTCGGCACCGGAAGGACGGCCGGCGGAACGGGTTGGCCCTTGCATGCGTCGACCACCTATTATAAGAATTATCCTAATCCGACTCTTGTATTTTCCACGACCTCCGGTGCACTCCCCAGTTTGCCCTTGAATCAAGCGCTTCCGGGTTCTGCCATTCATATTTGGACGGGAATATCTAGTACCTGGACGACGGGCACAACTTGCCTAAATTGGACCGATAATACCGTCGGAAATACGGGCGAGTACGGAGTGTCGGGAGCCACCGATATCACTTCGTTTAATAATTTGTTAGCCGATACCTGCGATACTTTGAATCATTTACTTTGCGTTCGCCTTTAG